Proteins encoded in a region of the Altererythrobacter ishigakiensis genome:
- a CDS encoding ammonium transporter → MNRKLLTLATLGLGALTMSQPALAAPVADAVTEAVEAAAAGDTVSAGTAYILNTLLFLIGGFLVMWMAAGFAMLEAGLVRAKNTSVQCIKNIGLYSIAGLMFWVIGYNIAYPGFAEGSLGLFGVAGGPYTMQGVGEADLETGYSVASDWFFQMVFCATTASIVSGTIAERVKIVPFFLFVVVLTGVIYPVVVSWEWGGGYLDSVHGFSDFAGSTLVHSTGGWAALVGALIIGPRLGRYGADGRVNVFPGANIPLATLGTFILWLGWFGFNGASQLAMGTVGDVSDVSKIFVNTNMAAAAGVVAAIVATLVRYKKADVTMALNGALGGLVAITAEPLAPTVGGSIFIGAVGGLIPVIFVPILDKMKIDDVVGAIPVHLIAGIWGTMIVPLYGDATYMGQFVGVALTAVWVSLASLVVWIALKYTIGVRPSAEEETAGLDHSETGIEAYPEFARTA, encoded by the coding sequence ATGAATCGTAAACTTCTAACCCTCGCGACTCTCGGGCTCGGTGCGCTGACTATGTCGCAGCCAGCTTTGGCAGCTCCCGTTGCAGACGCTGTAACTGAAGCGGTTGAAGCAGCGGCTGCTGGCGATACTGTTAGCGCTGGCACTGCTTACATTCTCAACACTCTGCTGTTTTTGATCGGCGGCTTCCTGGTCATGTGGATGGCTGCTGGTTTTGCCATGCTCGAAGCTGGCCTGGTTCGTGCAAAGAACACCAGCGTTCAATGTATCAAGAACATCGGACTCTACTCGATCGCCGGCCTCATGTTCTGGGTTATCGGCTATAATATTGCCTATCCTGGCTTTGCAGAGGGCTCATTGGGCCTGTTTGGCGTGGCAGGCGGGCCTTACACGATGCAGGGCGTTGGCGAAGCAGACCTAGAAACAGGTTATTCAGTTGCATCAGACTGGTTCTTCCAGATGGTGTTCTGCGCTACCACGGCTTCTATCGTGTCAGGCACCATTGCCGAACGCGTCAAGATCGTTCCGTTTTTCCTCTTCGTGGTTGTTCTGACCGGCGTAATCTACCCGGTTGTTGTCAGCTGGGAGTGGGGCGGTGGCTACCTTGATAGCGTCCACGGCTTCAGTGACTTTGCCGGCTCAACTCTGGTTCACTCGACTGGCGGCTGGGCAGCACTTGTCGGTGCTCTGATCATCGGCCCGCGCCTCGGTCGCTATGGCGCTGACGGTAGGGTCAATGTCTTCCCGGGCGCGAACATTCCGCTTGCTACACTGGGTACGTTCATCCTGTGGCTTGGCTGGTTCGGCTTCAACGGCGCGTCGCAGCTCGCGATGGGCACAGTTGGCGACGTTTCCGATGTCTCGAAGATTTTCGTGAACACCAACATGGCGGCTGCTGCCGGTGTTGTTGCGGCGATCGTTGCAACCCTCGTCCGCTACAAGAAGGCTGACGTGACCATGGCTTTGAACGGCGCACTGGGCGGTCTGGTGGCTATTACAGCTGAGCCACTCGCCCCAACCGTCGGCGGATCGATTTTCATCGGTGCTGTAGGCGGCCTGATTCCGGTCATCTTCGTGCCGATCCTCGACAAGATGAAGATCGACGATGTTGTTGGCGCGATCCCGGTTCACCTGATTGCAGGTATCTGGGGCACCATGATCGTCCCGCTGTATGGCGATGCTACCTACATGGGCCAGTTCGTCGGCGTTGCGCTGACAGCTGTCTGGGTATCGCTTGCCTCGCTCGTTGTTTGGATCGCGCTGAAATACACCATCGGTGTCCGTCCGAGCGCAGAGGAAGAGACCGCTGGTCTCGACCACAGCGAAACCGGTATCGAAGCCTATCCGGAATTTGCCCGGACGGCCTGA
- a CDS encoding TonB-dependent receptor plug domain-containing protein, with translation MFAFKKTRALLLTGCSLGMMATPVMAQDASSDGAQAPTIIVTGTRQSDRSAGDTVAPVDVVSGAELTNQADNDISNLLRVAVPSFNVNTQPISDAATLVRPANLRGLSPDNTLVLVNGKRMHRAAVIAFLGGGIADGSQGPDVSTIPSIAIKQLEVLRDGASSQYGSDAIAGVMNFIIKDDAEGGSISGKWGSTYEGDGDNYQIAANIGLPMGDAGFLNLSAEYQESDATSRSVQRTDAANLIAAGNAAVADPAQIWGQPNVNDDIKLFANFGIDLTPEISLYAFGNYAERNVDGGFFFRNPTNRGGVYAGPLVDPVTGFADPAGVASVLVGDLSINDTGDCPAGIPLTGTNGLIPDPTVLAAVTADANCFSFVELFPGGFTPRFGGDLEDYSGAVGIRGRLLDSIDFDLSYRHGRNDISFFIRNTINASLGPNTPTEFNPGGYTQTENVFNLDLGYELAVGEGTVYIAAGGEYRDEEFTITAGDPASFALGPLATPTAAYPVGQGFSSSSNGFGGFATNAAGSSKEDNKAAYIDIEADLIDSLTLQAAVRYEDTKTFGDTTTWKLGALYRLSDALRVRGTYSTGFHVPTAGQANVINVTTQFSGGMLQDEGTFPLFSPAGLIASDFVADSVANGGLGLDRPTLGPEESDSFTLGLAGDFGNITFTLDYFNIKLTDRISRSSTIDFTAALQYLAAREGVAVTSTDTSGLLAELGTAGVIDRADFTGFEDLTAFAFFNNAFDTRTQGVDFVANADLNVTEGGRTKATLAINYTKTSVLNADPTISDTRIQQLEENLPQWKGFLNLTHEEGRVRGLLRANYYGSFYEAHLDDGTLPINAGSRVTFDAELGYEVIDGLEIAAGAQNLFDTYPTRNPWDFVAGAKYAVTSPFGFNGGSYYLRARFQF, from the coding sequence ATGTTTGCTTTCAAGAAAACACGTGCTTTACTTTTGACCGGATGCTCGCTTGGTATGATGGCGACTCCCGTGATGGCACAGGATGCCAGCTCGGACGGTGCTCAAGCACCCACGATCATTGTTACAGGTACACGTCAGTCAGACCGTTCTGCAGGTGACACCGTTGCCCCTGTTGACGTGGTGTCAGGAGCAGAGCTCACCAATCAGGCGGACAACGATATTTCGAACCTTCTGCGTGTCGCGGTCCCATCGTTCAACGTCAACACACAACCGATTTCCGATGCTGCGACGCTGGTACGACCAGCCAACCTGCGCGGCCTATCACCTGACAACACATTGGTGCTGGTCAATGGCAAGCGTATGCACCGCGCAGCCGTGATTGCCTTCCTTGGTGGCGGCATCGCCGATGGTTCGCAAGGTCCAGACGTATCGACCATACCATCGATTGCCATCAAGCAACTCGAAGTGCTGCGCGATGGCGCGTCATCGCAGTACGGTTCTGACGCGATCGCAGGCGTGATGAACTTCATCATCAAGGATGACGCTGAAGGCGGCTCGATCTCCGGTAAATGGGGCTCGACCTATGAAGGCGACGGTGACAATTATCAGATCGCTGCGAACATCGGCCTGCCAATGGGCGATGCTGGCTTTCTTAACCTCAGTGCCGAGTATCAGGAATCCGACGCTACCAGCCGTTCGGTTCAACGAACTGATGCAGCGAACCTGATCGCTGCTGGCAATGCTGCAGTTGCTGATCCCGCGCAAATCTGGGGTCAGCCCAACGTCAATGATGACATCAAGCTGTTCGCGAACTTCGGTATTGATCTCACTCCGGAAATTTCGCTCTATGCATTCGGCAATTACGCCGAGCGCAATGTTGATGGCGGTTTCTTCTTCCGCAACCCGACCAACCGCGGCGGCGTCTATGCTGGCCCACTGGTTGATCCGGTAACCGGCTTTGCAGATCCAGCAGGTGTAGCTTCGGTGTTGGTCGGCGACCTGTCGATTAATGACACCGGCGACTGCCCGGCAGGCATCCCACTGACCGGAACAAATGGATTGATTCCTGACCCGACTGTCCTGGCAGCGGTGACAGCTGACGCAAATTGTTTCTCATTCGTAGAGTTGTTCCCGGGCGGCTTCACGCCGCGCTTCGGGGGCGATCTGGAAGATTACTCTGGTGCCGTTGGTATTCGCGGCCGACTGCTGGATAGCATCGACTTTGACCTAAGCTATCGTCATGGTCGGAACGACATCAGCTTCTTCATCCGCAATACGATCAACGCGTCGCTCGGGCCGAACACGCCGACCGAATTCAATCCGGGCGGTTACACCCAGACTGAAAACGTGTTCAACCTCGATCTTGGTTATGAACTCGCTGTTGGCGAAGGCACAGTCTATATCGCCGCCGGCGGTGAATATCGCGATGAGGAATTCACTATCACTGCGGGCGATCCAGCCAGCTTTGCGCTCGGCCCGCTTGCCACGCCGACTGCTGCCTATCCCGTTGGTCAGGGCTTCTCCTCCAGTTCGAACGGTTTTGGCGGTTTCGCCACCAATGCTGCCGGGTCGAGCAAGGAAGACAACAAGGCTGCTTACATCGATATTGAAGCTGACTTGATCGATTCCCTGACGTTGCAGGCTGCGGTTCGTTATGAAGACACCAAGACCTTTGGCGACACTACGACCTGGAAACTGGGGGCCTTGTATCGACTGTCGGACGCGTTGCGGGTTCGCGGCACATATTCGACCGGCTTCCACGTACCAACTGCCGGTCAGGCAAACGTGATCAATGTGACCACGCAGTTCTCTGGCGGCATGTTGCAGGACGAGGGTACATTCCCGCTCTTCAGTCCCGCAGGTCTGATCGCCTCGGACTTTGTTGCTGACAGCGTGGCCAACGGCGGACTTGGTCTTGATCGTCCGACGCTTGGACCGGAAGAGTCCGACAGCTTCACGCTTGGTCTGGCCGGTGATTTTGGAAACATCACCTTCACGCTTGATTACTTCAACATCAAGCTGACTGATCGTATCTCGCGTTCTTCAACGATCGACTTCACAGCCGCTCTGCAATATCTGGCAGCGCGCGAAGGCGTGGCGGTAACCAGCACAGATACATCGGGCCTGCTGGCCGAACTCGGCACAGCCGGTGTGATTGATCGCGCTGACTTCACCGGTTTTGAAGACCTGACAGCCTTTGCGTTCTTCAACAATGCGTTCGATACGCGCACGCAGGGCGTCGACTTTGTGGCGAATGCCGATCTCAACGTGACCGAGGGCGGACGCACGAAGGCAACGCTGGCAATCAACTACACGAAGACCAGTGTGCTGAATGCCGATCCGACAATTTCGGACACGCGTATTCAGCAGCTTGAAGAGAACCTTCCGCAGTGGAAGGGCTTCCTCAATCTGACCCACGAAGAAGGCCGGGTTCGCGGTCTGCTGCGCGCCAATTATTACGGCAGCTTCTACGAAGCACACCTTGATGATGGCACGCTGCCGATCAACGCGGGTTCACGGGTCACTTTCGATGCCGAACTGGGCTATGAAGTGATCGACGGTCTGGAGATCGCAGCAGGTGCGCAGAACCTGTTCGACACTTATCCGACACGCAACCCTTGGGACTTCGTGGCCGGTGCAAAATACGCTGTGACCTCGCCATTCGGCTTTAACGGTGGCAGCTACTACCTTCGGGCACGTTTCCAGTTCTGA
- a CDS encoding GNAT family N-acetyltransferase, which translates to MDLAISELQKGFLTPQQVESSRAGMGLDLQLIEDGTYFCVEEDGSLVGCGGWSRRATLYGGNHSAGRDPRLLDPATERARIRAMYTHPEHTRKGIGRLILDTAEAAARAAGFSAIEMAATMSGKPLYLACGYEIESEWFDENGAVPVPLATMWKQLD; encoded by the coding sequence ATGGATTTGGCAATCAGCGAACTGCAAAAGGGGTTTCTGACACCTCAGCAGGTCGAATCCTCTCGCGCAGGTATGGGACTTGATCTGCAACTGATCGAGGATGGTACCTATTTCTGCGTCGAGGAAGATGGATCGCTCGTTGGCTGTGGGGGCTGGTCGCGGCGTGCCACGCTATATGGCGGCAATCACTCAGCTGGCCGGGACCCGCGATTGCTCGATCCGGCGACCGAGCGTGCCAGAATCCGCGCGATGTACACACATCCTGAACACACGCGCAAAGGGATCGGTCGCTTGATTCTCGACACTGCCGAAGCAGCCGCACGCGCGGCAGGCTTTTCCGCGATAGAGATGGCAGCGACGATGTCGGGCAAGCCGCTGTACCTCGCTTGCGGCTACGAAATTGAAAGCGAGTGGTTCGACGAGAATGGTGCGGTGCCCGTCCCGCTCGCGACAATGTGGAAGCAACTGGACTAG
- a CDS encoding GMC family oxidoreductase: MDTFDYIVIGGGSAGSAATGRLAEDGRKTVCLLEAGGKNDNFLVKTPGMMPFLLKNANYRYETVPQKGLNGRIGYQPRGKGLGGSSAINAMVYIRGNAWDYDNWAAMGCEGWAYDDVLPYFKRSEGNVRGSDEYHNGDGPLSVSDQKWPNPTSTAFVESAAQLQLPRNADFNDDSQEGFGLYQVTQKGGERWSAARAYVEPLRGRPNLEIRTGTLVEKLVIEDGRVTGVAIKRGRKREVVKARRGVILSAGAFNSPQILMLSGIGPGEHLRQHGIDVAIDKPAVGSDLQDHIDYVSGWATQSTDPIGNSLTGTWRMIKAIFEHRRKRTGIMTTCYAESGGFWKVMPDSPAPDVQWHFVPAVLEDHGREKVSGHGFSLHACALRPESRGTVRLSSSNAADAPRIDPNFLDDERDLAVMRAGVRLSHRIVDAPPLADYKPTDRHPINLDDDAELNELIRNRADTVYHPVGTCRMGADEESVVDTKLKARGVEGLWIADASIMPKIVSGNTNAPSIMIGERCADFVKTATA, translated from the coding sequence ATGGATACCTTCGACTATATCGTGATTGGCGGTGGTAGCGCCGGCAGTGCAGCCACCGGCAGGCTTGCCGAAGACGGCAGAAAAACAGTTTGCCTGCTCGAAGCGGGCGGGAAGAATGACAACTTTCTGGTCAAGACGCCGGGCATGATGCCTTTCCTTTTGAAGAACGCCAATTACCGCTACGAGACCGTGCCGCAAAAGGGCCTTAATGGTCGCATCGGGTATCAACCGCGCGGCAAGGGCCTTGGCGGATCATCGGCCATCAATGCCATGGTCTATATCCGCGGCAACGCCTGGGATTACGACAATTGGGCTGCGATGGGTTGTGAAGGATGGGCCTACGACGATGTGCTGCCTTATTTCAAACGTAGCGAAGGCAATGTCCGCGGAAGTGATGAATACCACAACGGCGACGGCCCCCTCTCCGTATCGGACCAGAAATGGCCTAATCCCACCAGCACCGCGTTTGTCGAAAGTGCTGCGCAGCTCCAATTGCCACGCAACGCGGACTTCAACGACGACAGCCAGGAAGGTTTCGGCCTTTATCAGGTGACGCAAAAGGGCGGCGAACGCTGGTCTGCAGCGCGCGCCTATGTCGAGCCGCTGCGCGGCAGGCCCAATCTCGAAATCCGTACCGGCACGCTGGTCGAAAAGCTGGTGATCGAAGACGGCCGCGTAACCGGTGTTGCCATCAAGCGCGGGCGAAAACGCGAGGTTGTGAAAGCGCGGCGCGGAGTGATCCTGTCTGCCGGCGCGTTCAATTCTCCGCAGATACTGATGCTATCGGGCATCGGTCCGGGTGAGCATTTGCGGCAGCACGGTATCGATGTCGCGATAGATAAACCCGCGGTGGGCAGTGATCTGCAAGATCACATTGATTATGTATCCGGCTGGGCAACTCAGTCCACTGATCCTATCGGAAATTCGCTCACGGGTACGTGGCGTATGATCAAGGCTATATTCGAGCATAGGCGTAAACGCACGGGAATCATGACAACATGCTACGCGGAAAGCGGGGGTTTTTGGAAGGTTATGCCTGACAGCCCAGCTCCAGACGTGCAGTGGCACTTTGTTCCGGCCGTACTCGAAGACCATGGCCGCGAGAAAGTAAGCGGCCACGGATTTTCGCTTCATGCCTGCGCCTTACGGCCGGAGAGCCGCGGTACAGTACGGCTCAGTTCGTCAAACGCGGCCGACGCTCCGCGGATTGATCCAAATTTTCTGGATGATGAGCGAGACCTGGCGGTGATGAGAGCTGGCGTTCGGCTGTCCCACCGGATCGTCGATGCGCCGCCGCTTGCCGACTACAAGCCAACCGATCGTCACCCCATCAATCTGGACGATGACGCTGAGCTCAATGAGTTGATCCGCAATCGTGCGGACACCGTATATCACCCGGTTGGAACATGCCGCATGGGCGCGGACGAAGAAAGCGTGGTGGACACGAAATTGAAAGCACGCGGCGTTGAAGGGTTATGGATTGCCGACGCTTCGATAATGCCCAAGATCGTAAGCGGCAACACAAACGCGCCAAGTATCATGATCGGCGAACGGTGTGCCGACTTCGTGAAGACCGCGACTGCCTAG
- a CDS encoding sterol desaturase family protein yields MPDFSPTEYAVPGFVLLVLIEMIWAWRNRPDAYEPRDTLTSLAFGLGSTVSGLIFGGFFFLLFLTVWEYRLFDLGPEWWAVWWAWPLCFVLDDLKYYWVHRAGHRIRWMWAAHVNHHSSQHYNLSTALRQTWTGPFTFGFLFAVPLVLLGFHPLMIAICGGFNLIYQFWIHTEAIDRMPRWFEAVMNTPSHHRVHHATNPRYLDRNYAGVFIVWDKMFGTFEPESDDENIRYGIIKQLGSFNLLWAVFHEWIGMLGDIWRSPWKHKLSYLLREPGWSHDGSRDTSDTIRARWLARKAQENQVASENPIAGEQEPA; encoded by the coding sequence ATGCCTGATTTCTCGCCCACCGAATATGCCGTGCCCGGCTTTGTATTGCTCGTCCTGATCGAGATGATCTGGGCATGGCGCAATCGGCCCGACGCCTATGAACCGCGCGACACACTGACCAGTCTTGCTTTTGGCCTCGGGAGCACGGTGTCCGGCCTGATCTTCGGTGGCTTTTTCTTCCTGCTGTTTCTTACCGTTTGGGAGTATCGCCTGTTCGATCTGGGTCCTGAATGGTGGGCAGTATGGTGGGCTTGGCCACTATGCTTCGTTCTGGACGATCTGAAATACTATTGGGTGCACCGCGCAGGGCACCGTATTCGCTGGATGTGGGCAGCACATGTGAACCACCACTCAAGCCAGCACTACAATCTTTCAACTGCCCTGAGACAAACCTGGACCGGGCCGTTTACGTTCGGGTTCCTGTTCGCGGTGCCACTGGTGCTGCTTGGATTTCATCCCTTGATGATCGCCATCTGCGGCGGCTTCAACCTGATTTACCAGTTCTGGATCCACACCGAGGCTATCGACAGAATGCCCCGCTGGTTTGAAGCTGTAATGAACACCCCTAGCCATCATCGCGTTCATCACGCCACAAATCCACGCTATCTTGACCGCAATTATGCAGGTGTCTTCATCGTCTGGGACAAGATGTTTGGAACGTTTGAGCCTGAAAGCGATGATGAGAATATCCGCTATGGGATCATCAAGCAGCTGGGTAGCTTCAACCTGTTGTGGGCGGTGTTCCATGAATGGATCGGTATGCTGGGCGATATCTGGCGCAGCCCCTGGAAGCACAAGCTATCCTACCTGCTGCGCGAACCCGGCTGGTCGCACGATGGCAGCCGCGACACATCCGACACAATTCGCGCGCGCTGGCTGGCGCGCAAGGCTCAAGAAAATCAGGTTGCATCCGAAAACCCGATTGCAGGCGAGCAAGAGCCTGCGTAA